The sequence below is a genomic window from Thermoproteota archaeon.
CAGTTAAATCTCCTTATTTTCAATTTTAATTGCTTGAAATTTCTTACTTCGGGAAAAGTAAAAGACATCTACGAGTTTACTGAGACTGAAATTTTATTCAAATTTAGTAATAGGGTTTCTGCATATGATGTAAAATTCAAAGAAGAGATTCCAAAGAAAGGAGAAGTACTTTGCAAGTTTGCAGAATTTTGGTTTGAAAAACTATCTGTAAAGAATCATTTTGTTAAACGCAGCTCTGATACTGAAATAATTGTAAAAAAAATGAAAATGTTGCCAATTGAATGTGTTGTGCGTGGTTATTTTTATGGAAGTTTAGTGAATCGCTGGAAATCCGGCACCGTAACTTTACCTAAAAACACTCAAACAGAACTTGCAGCAAAACTTACCGAACCAATTTTTGATCCTACTACAAAGTCTGAGCATGACATTCCAATAACAAAACAATCTGCCATTGAGATGAATCTTGTAAGTAATGACGAATATGATTGGCTTTCTTCAAATTCAATTGAAATTTACAAAAAGATGTCTAAAATTGCTGATGATGCCGGTTTCATTTTAGCTGATCTTAAACTGGAATTTGGAAAATTAGATGGGGAAATAACTTTAGGTGATTCTATTGGTCCTGATGAATACCGATTATGGTTAAAGGATGATTATAAGGTTGGGAAAATCCAAGAGGCATATGACAAACAATTACTACGTGATTGGTTGACTGCAAATGGATATCAAAAACAATTTGACACTCAACGGGAACAAGGAATTGAACCTACTCCACCATCAATTCCTTCTGATATCATTCAAAGAATGACACAAAGATATGTGACTGCATATCAGCGCCTTACTGGCCACGCTCTATAACTCGAATTTCATATTTTCTGGATTTGCCTCTCTTGCCCTATTTGGCATATTGGCCCAGATATTGCTGGCATTGCATCAAATTTTTTAATTTTTTTAACTTTTTTTGTTTTGTTACGATAATTATTGTTCTACTATCAAATTATTAGTAGTGCTAGGATAAACTTTGTTTTGATTACGAAATTATTCATTATGCTATTACACTTTTAATAACGAAAAAAAATTGATGCTATTAGACAAAAAAATGTGATATGATTAACTTTTAGCTAACTTGTAAACAAGTCAGTAGGATGTCAACTCTGCTAGAGAAACAAATCGAAATCAATAGAATTGTCACAACAAGTGTTGATCAGGCACGTGCAATAGAAGACCCTGCACGAGCAAAAGTCCTGGAAATTTTGTACCGAAAATCATATTCGGCAGAACAGATTACAAACGAGCTAAAAAAATCTGGGTACAAAAAGGCCTTGACTACTATTCGGCATCATTTGGACATTCTAAAAGAAGCTGGATTGATTGAGATTGTTAAAATTCAAGAAAGTAGAGGAGCAATAACCAAATACTATGGAACATCAACGAAACTGCTTGGGTATAATGCCCCCGAAGATTTTGACGCCAAATATTCTTCTGTGATCAAGAACACCTCCAAAAAATTAGAAGACATATTCAAAACCCTAGCCCCAAAGGCCGCTCCGAAAACTAAGAAGCAAAAATTAGATCCTGCATACTCTCAGTATGTGCTACTGGAGATAATGAACCGTGCTATGACTAAGGTTATGGAAAATACCTTTGGTCAAACCAAGAAGACAAAGAAAAACTAGCAGGTTGGAAAGACCTAAAAAAAGCTGGAAGAATATCCTACTATGGTCAGGGTATTCTATACGCAAAAAACAGAGAATATTCTCCAAAAGATGGAGCTCTCAGAGTGGAGAATGCGCATACAAGAACAACTAGAACAGACGCATCAAGAAATGTCTGATAACTGGAAGATGTGTGCAATAGGTGAACGAATAAAACTTGAAGGAAAAGAACTAGAATCGATCAAGGATCTTTCCCCAGAAGCTATCAAATTGGGCTATGATTTCTCTGTGGCATTACAAGAACGTGATAATCAAAAGGCATTAGAAATTATTGAAAAAATTGAATTGTTAGATACGATTTGGCGTGCAAACTAAAATGAATTCAAAAGCAATTTCATTACTCAATGACAAAAACTTAGTCTACATTGCAACATTGATGAAAGATGGTGCTCCTCAACTTTCTCCTGTATGGGCAAATTATGAGAATGAACACATTCTAGTTAATACTGCAGAGGGAAGAATAAAGCACAAAAATGTTCTTCGTGATCCTCGAGTTGCAATTTCTGTTGTGTCAAATTCTAATCCTCTTGATATGACTACAATTCGTGGTACTGTTGTAAAAATAATTCCTGATTATGATTACAATCATGCAGATAAACTTACAAAAAAATATCTAAACATGGAACATTATCCTTTCAAACGCCCAGGTGAGAAGAGAATTATTCTTAAAATTAAACCTGAACGTGTTTTTGTTTTGCCAGAATTAAAAATGAATCAAGAGTAAAATTAATTATGTTTCTAAACTCGAATTTAGAAATATTCTATATCAACAACTGTAAATCTTAACGATACCAAATAGAATCATGCGACCCTTAAATGATTCTGATAGTGTATTTTCCTCAGGAAAGCCAAAAAAGATTCCTTGGTTTTTTTACTTGGTACTTGGGGGAATAATAACTGTCGTTGTGATTTACAAATTATTTTTCTAAAAAAGGGAATAAAGGGTGTAAGCTTTTATCGTCGTCTCTTTGCTGTACGACGTTTAGCTCCGCCCTTTCTTGCTGCGGTGCGTCTCTTTGGAGCTGCTCTTCTAGCTGTTCGTCTCTTTGGAGCGGCCCTTCGTGCAGTGCGCTTTCTCTTAGCTGCTGCTTTCTTTGCAGCTGCACTGCGTCTTCTCTTAGCTGCTGCTTTCTTTGCAGCTTCTGCTTTTAGTTTTGCATTGCGCTTTCTGGTGCGAGCTGCTTTCTTTGCAGCTGCACTTCTTTTGGCTTTTGATGTTGCCATTAATAATTTCGGAATTTCTTACGCCTTATGTAGTACAAGTCACTTTAATTTGCTCAACTAATGTATTTTTTTGACATTTTTTTTATTGCCGATCAGAAATTATTGTAAATTTTTAACAATTTAGCATACAAATAATTCCAATATCCATCGAGTTTTGGTCTTTTGTTGCTCTAATTCCTATTTTGTATTGTTTTGTATCGTCAAAAGGAACATCAAATTGCGTAGTCCAGGTCTGTGTTTCTTGAGGTTGCAATTCATACGTTAGCAAATCTTCTTTTGAAAATTTACCATAAACTGGTTGTGTTTTTTGGTTATTTTCATCAATGATGTAGAACTGTCCTCCTGTAATCTTACTTGGTTCGTTCCCAAGATTTTGTGCATTTATTCGAATTTTAAAGAAACTATGCTCAGGTTTGGTTTCTTTATCTCCTTCAAACTGCCCTTCATACTGGACAACATAAACAATTGGCCCAATCTGGACCTTTTCCCCCTCATTTGCGTAGACAAAGTTGGTGTTAAACATGGTAAAAACATAGATTGCTATGCCTACTGATGCCAAAATTGCAACAAAAAATATTACCAAGCCAACTCTTGCCATAAAAGAATCGTTGAATTTCTTGTATATAGATGGTAATTTTGCATCAAAATAGGGGGGTTTAACTTTTATTCCTAGGATAAAATAGTTGGACATCTTTTACTGGGTAATCTAGGTGGTTTTAGGGTTGCTTGCTGTATTTGGGAAGGATGGTTAAACCCCCCACAAAAATGGCATATTTTGAAAAAATGACCCCAGTCACAAATCGATGGAAATATCCAGGGGGTTTAACATCTAGGCGTAAAATGAAAAAATTTGAAAATTACAAAATTTTGGTTGATTTTTAGAATACGATATTCTAGAAATCTACTCTTTTTCTAATTTTATGGTAATTTTTGAGCGTTTTACATTATCTGCAGTTTTTAGGACTCTACTTACTAGCCCCATACTTGCCTTTGTGATCTGCCCAACAGAAATCACCATAGTTTTTTCTTTTGAATTGATTCTTTTTGCTTTCATGAATTCCTGTATTGATTTTTGAATATAAGGTCCACGAAGAACTGATAAGTTATCCATTTTCTAAAAAGTCTTCATTAAAAATTGTGTCATTTTTTCACTCATTTCAACTACTCTTTGCAATGCATCAAAGAATGAGTTCTGGTTGAGCTGCTCTTCTTTGTCTAAAACAACGTAAACTCCTATCTTCTTCTTTCCGTCTTCATCAATGAATCTGTGTACTGCCTGCAAGGAATAGCAGTAATCCTCTACTTTTTTTTCAAAATTTTTCTTTTCATCATCGTTTAGTTTTAGAAATCTGGCATTCTGATTGTTTTTTAGTGCAACTTTTGAGCCAATGACCAGTACATTTGGTTGTGACTTTGGCTCAAAAATTTCAACTGGATTGCCAAAACCCCCGACATGTTTTATTGTCATTTTGAAAATATCGTCCTCACTCTTTGTCTCATTGAAGGAATAGCTCTCATGAATCAACCATCTTTCAACATTATTTCTTATCTGCATGCCTCTCTTTTGTTAATCCTACATATTATTGAAGATGTATTCTAAATGATAATTTTCAATATTTCTAAATTCGAGTTTAGAAATATTCTTAATTTAGCATGATTACACATTAATGCCAAAGTCAAAACCTTCTTCAAGCTGACTGAGTTCAAATGCAAACAAGATGTTGAGAATGATTCCTATGATTGCAAATCCTATTCCTATGAATAAACAATTTTTTGCTTTTCTTGGATCATCTTTTCTAATTACAAAGTAAGCAATTACTCCACCAATTAGGCCTAGAAAAATTGGTAACATGTACCACCAATTACTTCTTGGCTTTTCCGGATACATTATCATTACAAAATTTTGGACGTCTATGAACTTTTTGGCTTTATTGCAACCTTTTTTTGTTCTTGTGTAATCTCAATCTCCACTGTCTCTAATGGGTCATCTACTTGATTTCGTCTGATTGAAAACATCTTTGGCTTTTCGAAATCTTGGGTACAGTCTGGACACGCATAAACCAAAACCCTGTGTTCATTTGGTGCCTTTGGATTGGATAATCGTGGGTAATAGACTAGTCTTGCTCCACAATCAACACAATATCTGTTGGCCCTTCTAGTTCTGGCCAATGTAAATCTCCTGCATTATTCCTTATGTGCGATCAATTATTAGATCCATACAGTCTAATTGAGTAAACAAATTGGTGTTGTTCGATCACTATTACTCATCTGAAAAATTATCTCATACTATGAATTAGCATTGTTTCTAAATTCGAGTTTAGAAATATTAGGCGCCGCCCGACAGACTTGAACTGTCGACCATCCGATTAACAGTCGGATGCTCTACCACGCTGAGCTAGGGCGGCAATAGATTTGTTCCTTGATAAAAGCGATTTAATCCTTACGAACTTCATTTTTAGACACTAAGAGACGAAATTAGTTGAATTTTGCAAAGAATTCCTTGATTTCTTTGGCATGTTTTTCAACAAGATCTACAATCTCCATGTGCTCTTCTTTTGATGGTTCACGTTTATGAAAAATCTGAAATGCACTTAATGCAGAACCGACCATCTCCCCTACAAAAAAACCACACAAAAAATCTCCTGTCCTTTCAACATCCCATATTTGACTAATTCTTGGTGAAGCTCCTGCGTTTTTGTAAAGTTCTAATGTTTGCTCTATTAGAAAATTGGTCTGTTTTTCAAACTCAGAATCTAGAGTCATGAAAAATTTTACTTTTCGATGCCAGAAGTTTTCTCAAAGATATAGATACCATCAAGAAATACTCTGTGATCTTTTCCTTTTACTTTTGTTGCTTGTTCAATATTTGCAGCTGTTTGGGTTACTTCTGTTAGTACATGTCCGGTGATGATTACGTCTTCACCTTTTGGATTTACTTTTGTTTTGCCTATGATTTGACAAACTCTTGCAGAT
It includes:
- the purC gene encoding phosphoribosylaminoimidazolesuccinocarboxamide synthase, with amino-acid sequence MKFLTSGKVKDIYEFTETEILFKFSNRVSAYDVKFKEEIPKKGEVLCKFAEFWFEKLSVKNHFVKRSSDTEIIVKKMKMLPIECVVRGYFYGSLVNRWKSGTVTLPKNTQTELAAKLTEPIFDPTTKSEHDIPITKQSAIEMNLVSNDEYDWLSSNSIEIYKKMSKIADDAGFILADLKLEFGKLDGEITLGDSIGPDEYRLWLKDDYKVGKIQEAYDKQLLRDWLTANGYQKQFDTQREQGIEPTPPSIPSDIIQRMTQRYVTAYQRLTGHAL
- a CDS encoding DUF4352 domain-containing protein; the protein is MSNYFILGIKVKPPYFDAKLPSIYKKFNDSFMARVGLVIFFVAILASVGIAIYVFTMFNTNFVYANEGEKVQIGPIVYVVQYEGQFEGDKETKPEHSFFKIRINAQNLGNEPSKITGGQFYIIDENNQKTQPVYGKFSKEDLLTYELQPQETQTWTTQFDVPFDDTKQYKIGIRATKDQNSMDIGIICMLNC
- a CDS encoding PPOX class F420-dependent oxidoreductase, with the translated sequence MNSKAISLLNDKNLVYIATLMKDGAPQLSPVWANYENEHILVNTAEGRIKHKNVLRDPRVAISVVSNSNPLDMTTIRGTVVKIIPDYDYNHADKLTKKYLNMEHYPFKRPGEKRIILKIKPERVFVLPELKMNQE
- a CDS encoding ArsR family transcriptional regulator, with amino-acid sequence MSTLLEKQIEINRIVTTSVDQARAIEDPARAKVLEILYRKSYSAEQITNELKKSGYKKALTTIRHHLDILKEAGLIEIVKIQESRGAITKYYGTSTKLLGYNAPEDFDAKYSSVIKNTSKKLEDIFKTLAPKAAPKTKKQKLDPAYSQYVLLEIMNRAMTKVMENTFGQTKKTKKN
- a CDS encoding DUF2299 domain-containing protein: MQIRNNVERWLIHESYSFNETKSEDDIFKMTIKHVGGFGNPVEIFEPKSQPNVLVIGSKVALKNNQNARFLKLNDDEKKNFEKKVEDYCYSLQAVHRFIDEDGKKKIGVYVVLDKEEQLNQNSFFDALQRVVEMSEKMTQFLMKTF
- a CDS encoding histone is translated as MATSKAKRSAAAKKAARTRKRNAKLKAEAAKKAAAKRRRSAAAKKAAAKRKRTARRAAPKRRTARRAAPKRRTAARKGGAKRRTAKRRR